The following proteins are co-located in the Mycolicibacterium goodii genome:
- a CDS encoding ABC transporter substrate-binding protein: MTETATRKPLRLACLDAEAPPLFSLWTPEEGRTGYEPGVAEALGAELGRPVEWVRVPWVDMIPAVQRGDADAVLCGQGITPQRQAQVDFTRPYAVFHEGVLIRRGTGIRSPEDLVGRKVAAIENSTNMKLVETFTGAIGVPFGAGSDDVYADMLAALLAEEVDAVVDDDVVFVPLGATHPDYELAFTVQTANKWGIAVSKDRPDTLAEIDGALARLIETGRLRDVWKEWLPTLDYPFGE; encoded by the coding sequence GTGACCGAAACCGCAACCCGCAAGCCACTGCGGCTGGCCTGCCTCGACGCCGAGGCCCCGCCGCTGTTCTCGCTGTGGACACCCGAGGAGGGCCGCACCGGGTATGAGCCCGGCGTCGCCGAGGCGCTCGGTGCCGAACTCGGCAGGCCCGTCGAATGGGTGCGGGTCCCGTGGGTCGACATGATCCCGGCGGTGCAGCGCGGTGACGCCGACGCCGTGCTGTGCGGTCAGGGCATCACCCCGCAGCGGCAGGCGCAGGTCGACTTCACCCGCCCCTACGCGGTGTTCCACGAGGGTGTGCTGATCCGTCGCGGAACCGGCATCAGGAGTCCAGAGGATCTCGTCGGCCGCAAGGTGGCCGCGATCGAGAACAGCACCAACATGAAGCTCGTCGAGACCTTCACCGGTGCCATCGGCGTGCCGTTCGGTGCGGGCTCGGACGACGTGTACGCGGACATGCTCGCGGCGCTGCTGGCCGAAGAGGTCGACGCCGTCGTCGACGACGACGTGGTGTTCGTGCCGCTCGGCGCGACGCATCCCGACTACGAACTCGCGTTCACGGTGCAGACGGCCAACAAGTGGGGCATCGCGGTGTCGAAGGACCGTCCGGACACCCTCGCCGAAATCGACGGGGCGCTCGCGCGTCTCATCGAGACGGGGCGGCTGCGCGATGTCTGGAAGGAGTGGCTGCCGACCCTCGACTACCCCTTCGGCGAGTGA
- a CDS encoding gamma-glutamyl-gamma-aminobutyrate hydrolase family protein gives MNRPLIGVPGRRAESVPILRFSATLAAEAICEAVWAAGGEPVILHGPAADPLAELPQRLGGFDGALLPGGADVEPCRYGAEPAPETKDTVAFQDDFDLGVTRAVLDLELPTLAICRGLQVLNVALGGTLVQHITETTTPHHNAIHPVWVVGGSRLHSIVGTETVEVSSYHHQSIDRLGGGLTVTGVAADGVIEAVEHSRADILAVQWHPEDRHATSDTDAALFADLVDRARKRKASR, from the coding sequence GTGAACCGCCCGCTGATCGGGGTGCCGGGCCGGCGTGCCGAGAGCGTGCCGATCCTGCGGTTCTCGGCGACCCTGGCCGCCGAGGCCATCTGCGAGGCGGTGTGGGCGGCAGGCGGTGAGCCGGTGATCCTGCACGGGCCCGCCGCCGACCCGCTCGCCGAACTGCCGCAGCGGCTGGGCGGGTTCGACGGGGCGCTGCTGCCCGGCGGTGCCGATGTCGAACCGTGCCGCTACGGCGCCGAACCGGCACCCGAGACCAAGGACACCGTCGCGTTCCAGGACGACTTCGACCTGGGGGTGACCCGCGCCGTGCTCGATCTGGAGCTGCCCACCCTGGCGATCTGCCGCGGCCTGCAGGTGCTCAACGTGGCGCTCGGCGGCACCCTGGTGCAGCACATCACCGAGACCACGACGCCGCATCACAACGCCATCCATCCCGTGTGGGTGGTCGGCGGTTCGCGGCTGCACTCGATCGTGGGCACCGAGACCGTCGAGGTTTCGTCGTATCACCACCAGTCGATCGACCGACTGGGTGGCGGTCTGACGGTGACGGGTGTGGCCGCCGACGGGGTGATCGAGGCCGTCGAGCACTCCAGGGCGGATATCCTCGCCGTGCAGTGGCATCCCGAGGACCGGCATGCCACTTCCGACACCGACGCCGCCCTGTTCGCCGACCTGGTCGACCGGGCCCGTAAGAGAAAGGCATCGCGATGA
- a CDS encoding ferredoxin, with protein sequence MRVSVDLTRCQDHGQCVIAAPSVFSMTDEGVLEYISTPSDSERSVVEEAADVCPLQAITIED encoded by the coding sequence ATGCGTGTCTCGGTTGATCTCACCCGCTGTCAGGACCACGGCCAGTGCGTCATCGCCGCACCATCGGTGTTCTCCATGACCGACGAAGGCGTGCTCGAATACATCAGCACGCCTTCTGATTCCGAGCGGTCCGTGGTCGAGGAGGCCGCCGACGTCTGCCCGCTCCAGGCCATCACGATCGAGGACTGA
- a CDS encoding CaiB/BaiF CoA transferase family protein: protein MSGAALEGIVVADFSRVLAGPYATMMLADFGAEVIKVERPGTGDDTRHWGPPYDSTGVATYFNSVNRNKRSVALDLGSEEGREQARGLIRRADIVVENFRPGTMEKLGLGYDDIRAIRPDVIYCSITGFGHGGGAGLPGYDLLVQAVGGLMSVTGTEPGDPTKAGVALVDVLAGMHALSGILVALAHRDRTGEGQRVDTNLFSVLLSSMVNQASGYLGAGVVPGIMGNRHPSIAPYQTFDTADRPIAVAVGNDKQFRAFSEVIGNPELADDPRFATNPQRVANRDVLCPLIETALNVHGADHWYHALNAVGVPAGPINDLSEAFAFAEELGIEAVVQMPDGPTPQVANPITLSATPVTYRNSPPPLS, encoded by the coding sequence ATGAGCGGGGCCGCCCTTGAGGGCATCGTGGTCGCGGACTTCAGCCGGGTGCTGGCCGGCCCGTACGCCACCATGATGCTCGCCGACTTCGGCGCCGAGGTCATCAAGGTCGAGCGGCCCGGCACCGGGGACGACACCAGGCACTGGGGTCCGCCGTACGACTCCACCGGTGTGGCAACGTATTTCAACTCGGTCAACCGCAACAAGCGCTCCGTCGCACTGGATCTGGGCAGCGAGGAAGGGCGCGAGCAGGCGCGCGGGCTGATCCGCCGCGCCGACATCGTGGTCGAGAACTTCCGGCCGGGCACCATGGAGAAACTCGGCCTGGGCTACGACGACATCCGCGCGATCCGCCCCGACGTCATCTACTGCTCGATCACCGGATTCGGCCACGGCGGCGGCGCGGGCCTGCCCGGATACGACCTGCTGGTGCAGGCCGTCGGCGGACTGATGAGCGTCACCGGCACCGAACCGGGTGATCCCACCAAAGCCGGTGTGGCGCTGGTGGATGTGCTGGCCGGTATGCACGCGCTCAGCGGCATACTGGTCGCGCTGGCCCACCGGGACCGCACCGGCGAGGGACAGCGCGTGGACACCAACCTGTTCTCGGTGCTGCTGTCGTCGATGGTGAACCAGGCGTCGGGCTATCTGGGCGCCGGTGTGGTGCCGGGCATCATGGGCAACCGCCACCCGAGCATCGCGCCGTACCAGACCTTCGACACCGCCGACCGGCCGATCGCGGTCGCGGTGGGCAACGACAAGCAGTTCCGCGCGTTCAGCGAGGTGATCGGCAACCCCGAACTGGCCGACGATCCGCGGTTCGCGACCAACCCGCAACGGGTGGCCAACCGGGATGTGTTGTGTCCCTTGATCGAGACCGCGCTCAACGTGCACGGTGCCGATCACTGGTATCACGCGCTGAATGCGGTCGGGGTGCCTGCCGGACCGATCAACGACCTGTCCGAGGCGTTCGCGTTCGCCGAGGAACTCGGCATCGAGGCCGTGGTGCAGATGCCGGACGGCCCCACCCCGCAGGTCGCCAACCCGATCACGCTGTCGGCGACCCCGGTGACCTACCGCAACAGCCCGCCTCCGCTCAGCTGA
- a CDS encoding glutamine synthetase family protein, with the protein MTISPLDVHRQANATSPHLAAALETIADRGVEFVYFQAVTITGRVVGKVAPARHFERLAVKGVQQHQTAVANLQGTREGVLLAGGVNAPEYTAIPDLETFAVLPWDPSFARVFCRLYEPDHLPERAGAEFACDSRGVLRRMHAGFTDRTGLELRTGCEPEMTWQGEGLQAQFRPGSSPAYHIEHLERNRPIVKKVIEYAQALGLDMIEGDYEDEFQVELNFMYDRADLTADRLITYRQICKQVARELGIEASFMPKPATGMMGNGCHHNFSLWRDDVNVLAEPGVTQLHLSELGQHALGGLLAHSAGAMLINGSTVNSYKRYWDAGQFAPSRINWGLDNKTCTVRLSAVGRLEYKLPDAAVNPYLSHAVILAACEDGMKNAIDPGEPTQGSSYDAPVDDRFPALPLTLGEAIDAFRADEVLTQALGPDLSSLLVDFHADEWARFCGYVTEWEREMYWSDAP; encoded by the coding sequence ATGACCATCTCACCCCTTGACGTGCACCGGCAGGCCAATGCCACCAGCCCGCACCTCGCCGCCGCGTTGGAGACCATCGCCGACCGGGGAGTCGAGTTCGTCTACTTCCAGGCCGTCACCATCACCGGCCGGGTCGTGGGAAAGGTCGCTCCCGCCAGGCACTTTGAACGCCTCGCCGTCAAGGGTGTGCAGCAACACCAGACCGCGGTGGCCAACCTGCAGGGCACCCGCGAGGGTGTGCTGCTCGCCGGCGGCGTGAACGCCCCTGAGTACACGGCCATCCCGGACCTGGAGACGTTCGCGGTGCTGCCGTGGGACCCGAGCTTCGCCAGGGTGTTCTGCCGCCTGTATGAACCCGACCACCTTCCCGAACGTGCCGGTGCCGAATTCGCTTGCGACTCACGGGGAGTGCTGCGCCGGATGCATGCGGGCTTCACCGACCGTACCGGTCTGGAGCTGCGCACCGGCTGCGAGCCGGAGATGACCTGGCAGGGCGAAGGCCTGCAGGCGCAGTTCCGTCCGGGCTCCAGCCCGGCCTACCACATCGAGCATCTCGAGCGGAACCGCCCGATCGTCAAGAAGGTCATCGAATACGCCCAGGCGCTCGGCCTCGACATGATCGAGGGTGACTACGAAGACGAGTTCCAGGTGGAGCTCAACTTCATGTACGACCGGGCCGACCTCACCGCCGACCGGCTGATCACCTACCGCCAGATCTGCAAGCAGGTGGCGCGTGAGCTGGGCATCGAGGCGAGCTTCATGCCCAAGCCCGCGACCGGCATGATGGGCAACGGTTGCCACCACAACTTCAGCCTGTGGCGCGACGACGTCAACGTCCTCGCCGAGCCGGGTGTCACCCAACTGCACCTGTCCGAACTCGGTCAGCACGCGCTCGGCGGTCTGCTGGCGCACTCGGCAGGGGCCATGCTGATCAACGGTTCCACGGTGAACTCGTACAAACGGTATTGGGACGCCGGACAATTCGCGCCGTCGCGGATCAACTGGGGTCTGGACAACAAGACCTGCACCGTGCGGCTGTCCGCGGTCGGGCGCCTGGAGTACAAGCTGCCCGACGCCGCGGTCAACCCCTATCTGTCGCACGCGGTCATCCTGGCGGCCTGTGAGGACGGCATGAAGAACGCCATCGACCCGGGTGAGCCGACGCAGGGATCGTCCTATGACGCGCCGGTCGACGACCGCTTCCCGGCACTGCCGTTGACGCTCGGCGAGGCCATCGACGCCTTCCGCGCCGACGAGGTGCTCACCCAGGCGCTCGGTCCGGACCTCTCGTCGCTGCTCGTCGACTTCCACGCCGACGAGTGGGCCCGGTTCTGTGGCTATGTGACCGAGTGGGAACGCGAAATGTATTGGAGCGACGCACCGTGA
- a CDS encoding PucR family transcriptional regulator, with translation MITARGLAQVDALGLVLLAGAHGADREITWAHANELADPTPYLEGGELVMTTGINIGAGAAEQRDYVARLAAAGIAALAVDTGTTLREVPAAVLAAGDELGLPVLAVPASTPFIAIARVVIDAVKADELRAVQRVVDQQQVLVRATLRGGIPAVVNALAECLSGTVVVADIEGRILATRGGADEQLIDVLESSRRTGARTQASVVADAEGFVTVQSLRAAQVVRGHLAVRTGQPMSNSQRLLVAHAVSLISIELEKPARVVDAEDRLRSAVTRDLLSGTGTTDTAVLRYLGFRPDDEVVVLLLTGFTPLLTAQDDLGQRLAPAGAYLMTSTGDEFAIIVPAARRRRVYAAVEEFGRVTGRTVSGGASRPVRLADAVVGVEQARIAAYSKSRRGITEFADVKVFGTLLGGRSTAELRVLAQPLEPVLAGGDELLDALTAFLRHNGQLEAAASELQIHRHTMRNRMRRIGDLLADDLDTADTRAQLWLAVRAWQLLVSRERPGLS, from the coding sequence GTGATCACCGCGCGCGGGCTGGCACAGGTCGACGCGCTCGGCCTGGTGCTGCTCGCGGGAGCCCACGGCGCGGACCGGGAGATCACCTGGGCCCACGCCAACGAGTTGGCAGATCCCACACCGTATCTGGAGGGCGGCGAACTCGTCATGACCACCGGCATCAACATCGGTGCCGGGGCCGCCGAACAACGCGACTACGTGGCACGGCTGGCGGCGGCGGGCATCGCGGCGCTCGCCGTCGACACCGGCACCACGCTGCGGGAGGTCCCGGCTGCCGTGCTGGCCGCCGGTGACGAACTGGGGCTGCCGGTGCTCGCGGTGCCTGCCTCCACACCGTTCATCGCGATCGCGCGCGTCGTGATCGACGCGGTCAAGGCCGACGAACTGCGCGCCGTGCAACGGGTGGTCGACCAGCAGCAGGTGCTGGTGCGGGCCACCTTGCGCGGCGGCATCCCCGCCGTGGTGAACGCGCTCGCCGAATGCCTGTCCGGCACAGTCGTGGTCGCCGACATCGAGGGCCGCATCCTGGCCACCCGCGGCGGCGCCGATGAACAACTGATCGACGTGCTGGAATCGTCGCGGCGCACCGGCGCCCGCACCCAGGCGAGCGTGGTCGCCGACGCCGAAGGTTTCGTGACCGTACAGAGCCTGCGCGCCGCCCAGGTTGTCCGTGGGCATCTCGCGGTGCGCACCGGGCAGCCCATGTCGAATTCGCAGCGGCTGTTGGTGGCCCATGCTGTGTCGCTGATCTCGATCGAACTGGAGAAACCCGCACGCGTGGTGGACGCCGAGGACCGGTTGCGCTCGGCGGTCACCCGCGACCTCCTGTCCGGAACCGGGACCACCGACACCGCCGTGTTGCGCTATCTGGGGTTTCGGCCCGACGACGAGGTCGTGGTGCTGTTGCTGACCGGCTTCACGCCGCTGCTCACGGCGCAGGACGATCTCGGGCAGCGCCTCGCGCCTGCCGGTGCGTATCTGATGACGAGCACCGGCGACGAGTTCGCCATCATCGTGCCCGCGGCGCGGCGCAGGCGGGTCTACGCCGCGGTCGAGGAGTTCGGTCGGGTCACCGGGCGCACCGTCAGCGGCGGGGCCAGCAGGCCGGTGCGCCTGGCCGATGCGGTCGTCGGCGTCGAACAGGCCCGGATCGCCGCGTATTCGAAATCCCGGCGCGGTATCACCGAGTTCGCCGACGTGAAGGTGTTCGGCACGCTGTTGGGCGGTCGCAGCACGGCCGAGCTGCGCGTGCTGGCCCAGCCGCTGGAACCGGTGCTGGCCGGTGGTGACGAACTTCTCGACGCCCTGACGGCGTTCCTGCGGCACAACGGTCAGCTCGAAGCCGCGGCGAGCGAACTGCAGATCCACCGCCACACCATGCGAAACCGGATGCGGCGCATCGGCGATCTGCTCGCCGACGACCTCGACACCGCGGACACCCGCGCCCAGCTGTGGCTCGCGGTGCGCGCCTGGCAGCTGCTGGTGAGCCGCGAGCGGCCCGGCCTCAGCTGA
- a CDS encoding cache domain-containing protein, which translates to MSENQLARHLAREASDALEPLYRLLESIAEEVLRSRPPRAPLTEAHFGGLQRRLADVLHGRHDVWGMGFIAAPFVVEGKERYLAWWQRRADDRVARLRLNFDPTSVDVYDYLQMDFYQLAQRGQARVAYGPYVDYSGSDMYTITATVPVVADGTFLGIAGADLVVGEVERSLLAVLRQTGRDAVVVNTERRVLAANTPRWFVGSRLAEMPRTASGKDAGEFGEVAEMPLGTGWVVAIAR; encoded by the coding sequence ATGAGCGAGAACCAGCTGGCCCGGCACCTGGCCCGGGAGGCGTCGGACGCGCTCGAGCCGCTGTACCGGCTGCTCGAGAGCATCGCCGAGGAGGTGCTGCGCAGCAGGCCGCCGCGCGCACCGCTGACCGAGGCGCACTTCGGCGGACTGCAGCGCCGGCTGGCCGACGTGCTGCACGGCAGGCACGACGTGTGGGGCATGGGGTTCATCGCCGCGCCGTTCGTGGTCGAGGGCAAGGAGCGCTATCTGGCCTGGTGGCAGCGTCGCGCCGACGACCGGGTGGCCCGGCTGCGGCTCAACTTCGACCCGACCAGCGTCGACGTCTACGACTACCTGCAGATGGACTTCTACCAACTGGCACAACGCGGGCAGGCGCGGGTGGCCTACGGGCCCTATGTCGACTACAGCGGCTCCGACATGTACACGATCACGGCCACGGTTCCGGTGGTCGCCGATGGCACCTTCCTCGGGATCGCCGGGGCGGACCTCGTGGTCGGCGAGGTGGAGCGCAGTCTGCTCGCGGTGCTGCGCCAGACCGGCCGCGACGCCGTGGTGGTCAACACCGAGCGCCGGGTGCTGGCCGCGAACACGCCGCGATGGTTCGTCGGATCACGGCTCGCCGAGATGCCGCGGACGGCGTCCGGGAAGGACGCCGGTGAGTTCGGCGAGGTGGCCGAGATGCCGCTCGGCACCGGCTGGGTCGTCGCGATCGCCCGCTGA
- a CDS encoding gamma-glutamyl-gamma-aminobutyrate hydrolase family protein has translation MTIRVRREDVIPNPSEPASARAHVCVLASLNYPDIDEHDAGLVRRFTRTALETLVSLGASFELWDTSTPLENPSAAADFNGVLLLGGGDVDGSCYGVCEPNPKSYGVDLRADRDAFAVIAAAESAGRPIFGICRGSQLLNVARGGSLIGDIEDYRLHHGGPGEPVFVDEPIDVVAGTRLAAILGAERVVGRNGHHQAVDRLGRNLVVAARALDGITEGIEDPDRFYLGVQWHPEDTDGSPADRMRLFGAFVDAAEQARQSTAVAAAPAE, from the coding sequence ATGACCATTCGGGTACGGCGCGAAGACGTCATCCCGAACCCGTCGGAACCGGCGTCGGCGCGCGCCCACGTGTGCGTCCTGGCCTCGTTGAACTATCCCGACATCGACGAGCACGACGCCGGACTGGTCAGGCGGTTCACCCGCACCGCATTGGAGACCCTGGTCTCACTCGGTGCGTCGTTCGAGCTGTGGGACACCAGCACGCCGCTGGAAAACCCTTCGGCGGCAGCCGATTTCAACGGTGTACTGCTGCTCGGCGGCGGCGATGTCGACGGGTCCTGTTACGGCGTGTGCGAACCCAACCCGAAGTCCTACGGGGTCGACCTGCGTGCCGACCGCGACGCGTTCGCCGTGATCGCCGCGGCCGAATCCGCCGGCAGGCCGATCTTCGGGATCTGCCGGGGTTCGCAGCTGCTCAACGTCGCCCGCGGCGGCTCCCTGATCGGTGACATCGAGGACTACCGACTGCACCACGGCGGACCCGGAGAACCGGTGTTCGTCGACGAGCCCATCGATGTGGTCGCGGGTACGCGACTCGCCGCGATCCTCGGCGCCGAACGCGTGGTCGGCCGCAACGGACACCACCAGGCCGTCGACCGCCTCGGGCGCAATCTGGTGGTGGCCGCACGGGCGCTCGACGGCATCACCGAAGGCATCGAGGACCCTGACCGCTTCTATCTGGGCGTGCAGTGGCATCCCGAGGACACCGACGGTTCACCGGCCGACCGGATGCGGTTGTTCGGCGCGTTCGTCGACGCGGCCGAACAGGCCCGCCAGTCCACAGCTGTCGCGGCGGCACCGGCGGAGTGA
- a CDS encoding FadR/GntR family transcriptional regulator translates to MSLSPLVAPEAPVGRADEIVQRITEAIHLGLLDDGERLPVEVDLAAQFGVAPMTVREALATLRELELVETRRGRSGGSFVRRPAGPPVETLTARLAAMSASDLRDLFDEHTAVAGQAARLAAERAAPSTVRRLFALTDQLDTATSLRDRIRADSRFHIQVAVAAQSARLARREANLQAEVSGLIWLPIGPAIDVAAYVEEKHAISAAIAAEKAAEARELAEAHVMGQLARLTRINLDLTAKEAGG, encoded by the coding sequence GTGTCGCTGTCGCCGCTCGTCGCGCCCGAGGCCCCGGTGGGCCGCGCCGACGAGATCGTGCAACGCATCACCGAGGCCATCCACCTGGGATTGCTGGACGACGGCGAGCGTCTGCCGGTGGAGGTCGATCTCGCCGCGCAGTTCGGCGTCGCCCCGATGACCGTGCGCGAGGCGCTGGCGACACTGCGCGAACTGGAACTGGTGGAGACCCGTCGCGGCCGCAGCGGCGGGTCCTTCGTGCGCCGACCCGCGGGCCCGCCGGTCGAGACGCTGACCGCCCGGCTTGCCGCCATGAGCGCCTCTGACCTGCGTGATCTGTTCGACGAGCACACCGCGGTCGCGGGTCAGGCGGCCCGGCTGGCCGCGGAGCGGGCGGCGCCGTCGACCGTGCGGCGGCTGTTCGCGCTGACCGATCAACTCGACACCGCGACGTCGCTGCGGGACCGGATCCGCGCCGACAGCCGGTTCCACATCCAGGTCGCGGTCGCGGCCCAGTCGGCCCGGCTGGCGCGCCGCGAGGCGAACCTGCAGGCTGAGGTGTCCGGCCTGATCTGGCTGCCGATCGGACCCGCCATCGACGTCGCCGCCTATGTGGAGGAGAAGCACGCGATCTCTGCCGCCATCGCCGCCGAAAAGGCCGCAGAGGCCCGCGAACTGGCCGAGGCTCATGTGATGGGCCAGCTCGCCCGCCTGACCCGGATCAACCTGGATCTCACGGCGAAGGAGGCCGGCGGATGA
- a CDS encoding aldehyde dehydrogenase family protein — translation MSPVTINHLVAGEWVAGAGDALASVNPARPADVVAEGHNATTSQVDAAVTAAAEALRPWAATPTHQRGAVLLAAAQIVDRNAETWGLELATEEGKTRAEGIGEVRRAAQILRYYGNEGDRQAGEIFSSPRAGEQILVTRKPLGVVAVITPFNFPIAIPAWKIAPALVYGNTVVWKPASTVPVLAIRLAQALTEAGLPAGVLNLVIGDAETGTAIVDHPRIDGLTFTGSTTVGRRLAAVAASCGIPMQAEMGGKNAAVVLDDADLDVAVEQVLLGAFRSTGQKCTATSRLIVTDGIAERFTEAVVERARALRVGDPTDDATEMGPVITGAARSSITAGIDTAIAQGATVLAGGQPYTEGPLADGYFVAPTVLELDGSPAKVWSEELFGPVLAIRRAADADAAFELANDSEFGLSAAVFTQDLTRVLQAMEQIDVGVLHVNSESAGADPHVPFGGDKKSGLGPKEQGAAARDFFTHTTTVYLRGGRPGA, via the coding sequence ATGAGCCCGGTGACCATCAACCACCTCGTCGCAGGCGAATGGGTGGCCGGTGCCGGTGACGCGCTCGCCAGCGTCAACCCGGCCAGGCCCGCCGACGTGGTGGCCGAAGGGCACAACGCGACCACCTCGCAGGTCGACGCCGCGGTCACCGCGGCCGCCGAGGCGTTGCGCCCGTGGGCGGCGACGCCGACACACCAGCGCGGCGCGGTGCTGCTGGCCGCGGCGCAGATCGTCGACCGCAACGCCGAAACCTGGGGTCTGGAACTGGCCACCGAGGAGGGCAAGACCAGGGCCGAGGGCATCGGCGAGGTCCGCCGCGCCGCACAGATCCTGCGGTACTACGGCAACGAGGGTGACCGGCAGGCCGGGGAGATCTTCTCCTCGCCCCGCGCAGGCGAACAGATCCTGGTGACGCGCAAGCCACTCGGCGTGGTCGCCGTCATCACGCCGTTCAACTTTCCCATCGCGATCCCGGCGTGGAAGATCGCGCCCGCGCTGGTGTACGGCAACACCGTGGTGTGGAAGCCCGCGAGCACCGTTCCGGTGCTGGCGATCCGCCTCGCGCAGGCGCTCACCGAGGCGGGCCTGCCCGCGGGCGTGCTCAACCTGGTGATCGGCGACGCCGAGACCGGCACCGCGATCGTCGACCATCCCCGCATCGACGGCCTGACCTTCACCGGGTCCACCACGGTGGGCCGTCGCCTCGCGGCCGTGGCCGCCTCATGCGGCATCCCGATGCAGGCCGAGATGGGCGGCAAGAACGCCGCCGTGGTGCTCGACGACGCCGACCTGGACGTGGCCGTCGAGCAGGTGCTGCTCGGCGCGTTCCGGTCGACCGGCCAGAAGTGCACCGCCACCTCACGTTTGATCGTCACCGACGGAATCGCCGAACGGTTCACCGAGGCGGTGGTGGAGCGGGCCCGTGCGCTGCGCGTCGGCGACCCCACCGACGACGCGACCGAGATGGGTCCGGTGATCACCGGCGCCGCCCGCAGCTCCATCACGGCGGGCATCGACACGGCCATCGCGCAGGGCGCCACGGTGCTGGCCGGCGGGCAGCCCTACACCGAGGGGCCGCTCGCCGACGGATACTTCGTGGCCCCGACCGTCCTGGAGCTCGACGGCTCACCGGCCAAGGTGTGGAGCGAGGAACTGTTCGGCCCGGTGCTGGCGATCCGCCGCGCCGCCGACGCCGACGCGGCGTTCGAACTCGCCAACGACAGCGAGTTCGGCTTGTCCGCAGCGGTTTTCACCCAGGACCTGACGCGGGTGTTGCAGGCCATGGAGCAGATCGACGTCGGTGTGCTGCACGTGAACTCCGAATCGGCGGGGGCGGATCCGCATGTGCCGTTCGGCGGGGACAAGAAGAGCGGCCTCGGCCCCAAGGAGCAGGGTGCCGCCGCGCGCGACTTCTTCACCCACACCACCACCGTGTACCTGCGGGGCGGGCGGCCGGGCGCATGA
- a CDS encoding cytochrome P450: MSSTTLDSVPSFDVTDPAFSITSDEVHQAREKSWYATTPYGIAVLRYEQVSRLIKHPKLRQGSAAWPAHNGVTEGPFAEWFASWILNKEGEEHHRLRRLMNPAFSPKLIGSLVPRFQALANELIDNFAEPDRCEFVSEFAEPYAARVIAIMLGLPEQEWKVISTESTTIGLSLGVTLREDLPKIEAAVQRLYEYSDELIADRRANPRDDFMTTLVNASRPDDGRLTDTELRDAILLLIFGGFDTTRNQLGLAMQTFMKNPDQWRLLAERPDLGGKAVEEVMRVNPTVRWVTREVIEDFEYEGVTLTAGTTVHLYSESAGTDPRVFEPGFDIAAERKPHFGFGGGVHHCLGHFVARSDMSEALPLLARRLRDPYQLPGATWLPDSGNTGPSILPIGFTPAP, translated from the coding sequence ATGTCGTCGACCACACTCGACTCCGTCCCCAGCTTTGATGTCACGGACCCGGCATTTTCGATCACGTCCGATGAGGTCCATCAGGCCCGCGAGAAGAGCTGGTACGCAACGACCCCGTACGGGATCGCCGTCCTGCGTTACGAGCAGGTCAGCCGCTTGATCAAACACCCCAAACTGCGTCAGGGCAGCGCCGCGTGGCCGGCCCACAACGGCGTCACCGAGGGGCCGTTCGCCGAGTGGTTCGCCAGCTGGATCCTCAACAAGGAAGGCGAGGAACACCACCGGCTGCGCCGGCTGATGAACCCGGCGTTCTCGCCCAAGCTGATCGGATCGCTGGTGCCCCGATTCCAGGCGCTGGCCAACGAACTCATCGACAACTTCGCAGAACCCGACCGCTGCGAGTTCGTCAGCGAGTTCGCCGAGCCGTACGCGGCCAGGGTCATCGCGATCATGCTCGGCCTGCCGGAACAGGAGTGGAAGGTCATCTCGACCGAGTCCACCACGATCGGCCTGTCCCTTGGCGTCACCCTGCGCGAGGACCTGCCCAAGATCGAGGCGGCCGTGCAGCGGCTCTACGAGTACAGCGACGAGCTGATCGCCGACCGTCGCGCCAACCCGCGCGACGACTTCATGACCACGCTGGTCAACGCGTCGCGCCCGGATGACGGCAGGCTCACCGACACCGAGCTGCGAGATGCCATCCTGCTGTTGATCTTCGGCGGCTTCGACACCACCCGCAACCAGCTCGGCCTGGCGATGCAGACGTTCATGAAGAACCCGGACCAGTGGCGGCTGCTCGCCGAACGTCCCGACCTCGGCGGCAAGGCCGTCGAGGAGGTCATGCGGGTCAACCCCACGGTGCGGTGGGTGACCCGCGAGGTGATCGAGGATTTCGAGTACGAAGGCGTGACGCTGACCGCCGGGACCACCGTGCATCTGTACAGCGAATCGGCGGGCACCGACCCGCGGGTGTTCGAACCCGGCTTCGACATCGCCGCAGAACGCAAGCCGCACTTCGGTTTCGGCGGCGGCGTGCACCACTGCCTCGGCCACTTCGTGGCCCGCTCGGACATGAGCGAGGCGCTGCCGCTGCTGGCCCGCCGCCTGCGCGACCCCTACCAACTGCCCGGCGCGACCTGGCTGCCCGACTCGGGCAACACCGGGCCGAGCATTCTGCCGATCGGCTTCACCCCCGCCCCCTGA